One part of the Archangium lipolyticum genome encodes these proteins:
- a CDS encoding DEAD/DEAH box helicase, whose product MATELHFDCGTLVAPSLPDDGALRALFQRDTRTGVYRAAARHYREVVLRLRELGLPYEDRAKRFEPLEVGLAQPIEPFPHQRAALEAWSQAGGRGLVELPTGAGKTLLAVLAITRVKRPTLVVVPTLDLMTQWQGVLSRHLGVAVGMLGGGVSDRQPLTVTTYDSAAMQTEFHGNRFGFLICDECHHLPAPSYRFIAEGSLAPYRLGLTATLERTDGGERVCEELLGPLVHRTDIRELQGRYLAPYEVRHIEVPLTPDEQARHDEARARYLAFIRQRGIRFDVPEGWARFLAESQRTDEGRAAYRGYREQRRIALTSSAKVDVLWRLLLEHREDRIIVFTDDNETVYTLARRLLLPALTHHTPVPERKALLAAFASGELPVLLTSRVLNEGVDVPEARVGVVLSGSGSVREHVQRLGRILRQRPGKRALLYEVCSAQTAEASISERRRQHRAYQEEGEPC is encoded by the coding sequence ATGGCGACCGAGCTCCACTTCGACTGCGGCACCCTGGTGGCGCCCTCGCTTCCGGACGATGGAGCCTTGCGTGCCCTCTTCCAACGGGACACTCGTACCGGCGTCTACAGGGCCGCGGCCCGGCACTACCGCGAGGTGGTGCTGCGGCTGCGCGAGTTGGGCCTGCCCTACGAGGACAGGGCGAAGCGCTTCGAGCCCTTGGAAGTAGGGCTCGCCCAGCCCATCGAGCCCTTCCCCCATCAGCGGGCCGCGCTGGAGGCGTGGAGCCAGGCGGGCGGGCGAGGACTGGTGGAGCTGCCCACGGGAGCGGGCAAGACGCTGCTGGCGGTGCTGGCCATCACCCGGGTGAAGCGGCCCACGCTGGTGGTCGTGCCCACGTTGGATCTGATGACCCAGTGGCAGGGAGTGCTGTCGAGGCATCTGGGCGTCGCGGTGGGAATGCTGGGAGGCGGAGTGAGTGACCGGCAGCCGCTGACGGTGACGACGTACGACTCGGCGGCGATGCAGACGGAGTTCCATGGAAACCGCTTCGGCTTCCTCATCTGCGACGAGTGCCACCACCTGCCGGCGCCCAGCTACCGCTTCATCGCGGAGGGCTCGCTGGCGCCGTACCGGCTGGGCCTTACCGCCACGCTGGAGCGCACGGATGGTGGCGAGCGTGTGTGTGAGGAGCTGCTGGGACCGCTGGTGCACCGCACGGACATCCGCGAGCTACAGGGGCGCTACCTGGCCCCGTACGAGGTGCGCCACATCGAGGTGCCGCTGACGCCCGACGAGCAGGCGAGGCACGACGAGGCGCGGGCGCGCTATCTGGCCTTCATCCGCCAGCGGGGCATCCGCTTCGACGTCCCCGAGGGCTGGGCACGCTTCCTCGCGGAGAGCCAGCGCACGGACGAGGGGCGCGCGGCATACCGGGGCTACCGGGAGCAGCGGCGCATCGCCCTCACCTCGAGCGCGAAGGTGGACGTGCTGTGGCGCCTGCTGCTGGAGCACCGCGAGGATCGCATCATCGTCTTCACCGACGACAACGAGACGGTGTACACGCTGGCGCGGAGGCTGCTGCTGCCTGCGCTGACGCACCACACGCCGGTGCCCGAGCGAAAGGCGCTGCTAGCGGCCTTCGCGAGTGGGGAGCTGCCGGTGCTGCTCACCTCGCGGGTGCTCAACGAGGGCGTGGACGTGCCGGAGGCGCGGGTGGGCGTGGTGCTCAGTGGCAGTGGCAGCGTGCGCGAGCACGTGCAGCGGCTGGGGCGTATCCTGCGCCAGCGCCCGGGGAAGCGCGCGCTCCTGTACGAGGTGTGCTCGGCGCAGACGGCCGAGGCCTCCATCAGCGAGCGGCGGCGCCAGCACCGGGCCTACCAGGAGGAGGGCGAGCCTTGCTGA
- a CDS encoding response regulator: MRRIVILSPHRPSRELLSRILAEPDLSVVAMADADEALDSIAEDEPALVVVDARRPDEDHPLMLGLLKRRYPRQPLITLVPGRLRVFDGNEERVRDVRDGSAEGLHQLLSELQRATRDLLAQHLLRMLRPPIGEA; the protein is encoded by the coding sequence ATGCGCCGCATCGTCATCCTCAGCCCGCACCGTCCTTCCCGGGAGCTGCTCTCGCGCATCCTCGCGGAGCCGGACCTCTCCGTCGTCGCCATGGCGGACGCGGACGAGGCCCTGGACTCCATCGCCGAGGACGAGCCCGCCCTGGTGGTGGTGGATGCGCGCCGGCCGGACGAGGACCACCCGTTGATGCTGGGCCTGCTCAAGCGGCGCTACCCGCGTCAGCCCCTCATCACCCTGGTGCCCGGACGCCTGCGTGTCTTCGACGGCAACGAGGAGCGCGTGCGCGACGTGCGCGACGGCTCGGCCGAGGGCCTGCACCAGCTGTTGAGCGAGCTGCAACGGGCCACGAGGGACCTGCTGGCCCAGCACCTGCTGCGCATGCTGCGCCCACCCATCGGCGAGGCCTGA
- a CDS encoding YheT family hydrolase → MPFQPSEPFAPARGLASPHAQTIYASLVRPTHAPALKRERWELPDGDFVDLDSFDGVTGAPHVVTLHGLEGSSRAGYITAILRGAAERGWGATAINFRSCSGEPNRLARSYHSGDIGDALSVMKHLRQRLTGPLYAVGFSLGANVLLRLLEETGDHSPVDAAAAMSAPYDLGVCADTLDGPGPFLRLYRERFLRTLKAKAREKLRRFPGAFDGQAMERARTIRGFDDAVTAPLHGFRDATHYYAEASSGPRLHAIRRPTLLLSAKDDPMIPAATHPRDVSANPHLHLVVTEHGGHVGFVASNAFSPSFWGEAQMLAFLSSRNAGARPG, encoded by the coding sequence GTGCCCTTCCAGCCCTCCGAGCCCTTCGCCCCCGCGCGCGGCCTCGCCTCGCCGCACGCGCAGACCATCTACGCCTCGCTCGTGCGCCCCACGCACGCGCCCGCCCTGAAGCGCGAGCGCTGGGAGCTGCCCGACGGAGACTTCGTCGACCTCGACTCCTTCGACGGCGTCACGGGCGCCCCGCACGTGGTCACCCTTCATGGCCTCGAGGGTTCCTCGCGCGCCGGCTACATCACCGCCATCCTCCGCGGCGCCGCCGAGCGCGGCTGGGGCGCCACCGCCATCAACTTCCGCTCCTGCAGCGGAGAGCCCAACCGGCTCGCCCGCTCCTACCACTCGGGGGACATCGGCGACGCGCTCTCGGTGATGAAGCACCTGCGCCAGCGCCTCACCGGCCCCCTCTACGCGGTGGGCTTCTCGCTCGGCGCCAACGTGTTGCTGCGGCTGCTGGAGGAGACGGGGGACCATTCACCCGTGGACGCCGCCGCCGCCATGAGCGCGCCCTATGACCTGGGCGTCTGCGCGGACACGCTCGATGGACCCGGCCCCTTCCTGCGCCTCTACCGCGAGCGCTTCCTGCGCACCCTCAAGGCCAAGGCGCGCGAGAAGCTCCGCCGCTTCCCGGGCGCCTTCGACGGCCAGGCCATGGAGCGCGCTCGCACCATCCGCGGCTTCGACGACGCCGTCACCGCCCCGCTCCACGGCTTCCGCGACGCCACCCACTACTACGCCGAGGCCTCCTCGGGTCCCCGCCTCCACGCCATCCGCCGCCCCACCCTGCTGCTGAGCGCCAAGGACGACCCGATGATTCCCGCCGCCACCCACCCCCGGGACGTGTCCGCCAACCCCCACCTGCACCTCGTCGTCACCGAGCACGGCGGCCACGTGGGCTTCGTCGCCAGCAACGCCTTCTCCCCGTCCTTCTGGGGCGAGGCGCAGATGCTGGCCTTCCTCTCCTCCCGCAATGCGGGCGCCCGGCCGGGATGA
- a CDS encoding YkgJ family cysteine cluster protein: MDCTLCGACCVAPDIAALDKPLGMRCPHLTADNLCSVYERRPQVCRDYAADEVCRLIEAPTLEERVQKYLALFGLTDEAESVRQRGCSSMRKARPG; this comes from the coding sequence ATGGACTGCACCCTCTGTGGCGCCTGCTGCGTGGCGCCGGACATCGCCGCCCTCGACAAGCCCCTGGGCATGCGATGCCCCCACCTCACCGCCGACAACCTGTGCTCGGTGTACGAGCGGCGGCCCCAGGTGTGCCGCGACTACGCGGCCGACGAGGTCTGCCGCCTCATCGAGGCCCCCACGCTCGAGGAGCGCGTCCAGAAGTACCTCGCCCTCTTCGGGCTCACGGACGAGGCCGAGTCCGTCCGCCAACGCGGCTGTTCCTCCATGCGGAAGGCCCGCCCCGGGTGA
- a CDS encoding GNAT family N-acetyltransferase, whose amino-acid sequence MHLVPATDAQKVQRDALTFSEWGKLLTPEEYIVRELRLRSHPWALADMRTWLLCSDEGTVLASCETFRTDSFRRAPDGALLPGDSFAIASVFTEERLRGHGHATRLMDLLASELERQPRAHAALLFSDVGPRIYARSGYRELPAWDWHLPPSPGAPGEGVDSLLCASDLGPALDRMRRPELPFFFWPTPSQLDWHLERGRIYVDRLGCSLPESAGATVGASTALWGLVGRSAELTVLMFDARSPAEASALLEAARREARRSGLSRVVLWEEPGNASLLPLVAGASRVARDGSLPMVRPLRPDVHPPALLPVPRGLWV is encoded by the coding sequence ATGCACCTCGTCCCCGCCACCGACGCACAGAAGGTCCAGCGCGACGCGCTCACGTTCTCCGAGTGGGGCAAGCTCCTCACCCCCGAGGAGTACATCGTCCGGGAGCTTCGTCTGCGCTCCCACCCCTGGGCCCTCGCCGACATGCGCACCTGGTTGCTGTGCTCAGACGAGGGGACCGTGCTCGCCTCCTGCGAGACGTTCCGCACCGACAGCTTCCGGCGCGCTCCCGATGGCGCCCTCCTCCCGGGCGACTCCTTCGCCATCGCCAGCGTCTTCACCGAGGAGCGCCTGCGCGGCCATGGTCATGCCACCCGCCTCATGGACCTGCTCGCCTCCGAGCTGGAGCGGCAGCCCCGCGCCCACGCCGCCCTCCTGTTCTCCGACGTCGGCCCCCGCATCTACGCGCGCTCGGGCTACCGGGAGCTGCCCGCCTGGGACTGGCACCTCCCCCCTTCCCCGGGTGCTCCCGGTGAGGGGGTGGACTCGCTCCTGTGTGCGTCGGACCTCGGCCCGGCCCTCGACCGCATGCGCCGCCCCGAGCTGCCCTTCTTCTTCTGGCCCACTCCCTCCCAGCTCGACTGGCACCTCGAGCGCGGGCGCATCTACGTCGATCGCCTCGGCTGCTCGCTCCCCGAATCCGCTGGCGCCACCGTGGGCGCCTCCACCGCCCTCTGGGGACTCGTGGGACGGAGCGCCGAGCTGACGGTGTTGATGTTCGATGCCCGCTCGCCCGCCGAGGCCTCCGCGCTCCTCGAAGCCGCCCGGCGCGAGGCCCGGCGCTCCGGGCTCTCCCGTGTCGTCCTCTGGGAGGAGCCCGGGAATGCCTCGCTCCTGCCGCTCGTGGCGGGCGCCAGCCGCGTGGCCCGCGACGGCTCGCTGCCCATGGTGCGGCCCCTCCGCCCGGACGTGCACCCACCGGCCCTCCTTCCGGTGCCGCGAGGGCTCTGGGTCTGA
- a CDS encoding cytochrome C oxidase subunit IV family protein has translation MSAMANESFKENHEMRGEHHSGPGRYVMVWAALMVLTVVTVVTGRMHMEHGALALALVIASVKGALVALYFMHLAEHKGANRLVFATSMLFVVLMLIFTLFDLGTRFLPARPAGATITTFPAETGQAGRYGGMLKSPGTNPK, from the coding sequence ATGTCCGCGATGGCCAACGAGTCATTCAAGGAAAACCACGAGATGCGTGGGGAGCATCACTCCGGACCGGGCCGGTACGTCATGGTCTGGGCGGCGCTCATGGTGCTCACCGTCGTCACGGTGGTCACCGGCCGCATGCACATGGAGCACGGCGCCCTGGCGCTCGCCCTCGTGATCGCCTCCGTCAAGGGCGCCCTGGTGGCGCTGTATTTCATGCACCTGGCGGAGCACAAGGGCGCCAACCGGCTCGTGTTCGCCACGTCCATGCTGTTCGTCGTGCTGATGCTGATCTTCACCCTTTTCGACCTGGGGACCCGCTTCCTGCCCGCCCGGCCCGCCGGCGCCACGATCACCACCTTCCCCGCGGAGACCGGCCAAGCCGGCCGCTACGGCGGAATGCTGAAGTCGCCCGGCACCAACCCGAAGTAG